A window of Candidatus Cetobacterium colombiensis contains these coding sequences:
- a CDS encoding DEAD/DEAH box helicase: MFRKDIPQFLIDKKNSVIYIGSSNKNIDIYYENMKEQDINVIELSNIQEEDDYYRVNYQLSEELKTNKKLIILISLEGLLAKYSLNSDVIKLNLGQGVKRKDLIEILEKNDYKKNYLVEKRMEFSVRGDILDIYPLNGENPVRIEYFGDEIDRITYFSVFDQKSFEKIESLNMYINKNKFYRIDFFQLLEKIKDNRNCDVYLENSEIVRYKLEEAIVRERDKEDEIRELYEKIESLSKKMEVLKSEGDTERVKTLSKKDGIKYENISQIREGDYIIHENYGVGIYLGIQEIDGKDYLTIKYADEDRLFVPIEGLNKIERFLVSSGKTPELYNLGRRGFKRRREKLEEDMLKFAKEIVEIQARRALHIGYKFSPDTVWQEEFEEKFPYIETRDQKNAIKDVKRDMESSKVMDRIVCGDVGYGKTEVAIRAAFKCVMDGKQVLIVAPTTVLAQQHYERFIERYKDYPITLELLSRLSGDKEQKEIVKKVENGSVDIVIGTHRVLSGDLKFKNLGLIIVDEEQKFGVKDKEKLKKMKNNVDMLTLTATPIPRTLNYALLGIRDISVIETAPEGRVPVETLFLNDNKKDIREAIMKEIAREGQVFYIFNRVKRIEDKLNDLKKILPKFVIVDYIHGKMSPKNIREKLKLFQDGDIDILLSTTIIENGIDIENANTILIEGIDKLGLSQIYQLRGRVGRGKRKGYCYLIVDKDKRLGKKASERKETLKDIGEFGGGFKLSLEDMRIRGAGEILGDKQHGALETFGYNLYTKLLQEEVAKVKGNYVEDFETKVVLTEDSYIPKDYIEGDERLIIYRRLVDTRNLDDLNEIGNEIKDRFGELPKEVLSLLRYLEVKILAKELKIKEIVEKNNEYFLKFDNENVNFEKLMSLIEEKKARYSPKEDGLYYFEDILKFLYWYKGEEVLDGKI; the protein is encoded by the coding sequence ATGTTTAGAAAAGATATTCCCCAATTTTTAATAGATAAAAAAAATAGTGTTATATATATAGGTTCTTCAAATAAAAATATAGATATTTATTATGAAAATATGAAAGAGCAAGATATTAATGTTATTGAACTTTCGAATATTCAAGAAGAAGATGATTATTATAGAGTAAATTACCAGCTATCTGAAGAGTTAAAAACAAATAAAAAACTTATAATCTTAATTTCGTTAGAAGGGCTTCTTGCAAAGTATTCATTAAATAGTGATGTTATAAAATTAAATTTAGGCCAAGGGGTTAAAAGAAAAGATTTAATTGAAATTTTAGAAAAAAACGACTATAAAAAAAATTACTTAGTAGAAAAAAGAATGGAGTTTTCAGTTAGAGGAGATATTTTAGATATTTATCCACTAAATGGTGAAAACCCAGTTAGAATAGAATATTTTGGTGATGAAATAGATAGAATAACATATTTCTCTGTCTTTGATCAAAAAAGCTTTGAAAAAATAGAATCTTTAAATATGTATATTAACAAAAATAAATTTTATAGAATTGACTTTTTTCAACTTTTAGAAAAAATAAAAGACAATAGAAACTGTGATGTTTATTTAGAAAATTCAGAAATAGTTAGATACAAATTAGAAGAAGCAATAGTGAGAGAGAGAGATAAAGAAGATGAGATAAGAGAACTTTATGAAAAAATAGAGTCCCTCTCTAAAAAGATGGAAGTTCTAAAAAGTGAAGGCGATACCGAAAGAGTAAAAACTTTAAGTAAAAAAGATGGAATAAAATATGAAAATATCTCTCAAATTCGTGAAGGGGATTATATAATTCATGAAAACTATGGTGTTGGTATTTATTTGGGAATTCAAGAGATTGATGGGAAAGATTATTTAACAATAAAATATGCTGATGAAGATAGATTATTTGTTCCGATTGAAGGATTAAATAAAATAGAAAGATTTTTAGTTTCAAGTGGAAAAACTCCAGAATTATATAATCTAGGAAGAAGAGGATTTAAAAGAAGAAGAGAAAAACTCGAAGAAGATATGCTGAAATTTGCAAAAGAAATTGTGGAAATTCAAGCTAGAAGAGCTCTTCATATTGGTTATAAATTTTCTCCAGATACAGTTTGGCAAGAGGAGTTTGAAGAAAAGTTTCCTTATATAGAAACTAGAGATCAAAAAAATGCTATAAAAGATGTAAAAAGAGATATGGAGTCATCTAAAGTTATGGATAGAATAGTCTGTGGAGACGTTGGCTATGGGAAGACAGAAGTAGCCATAAGAGCTGCATTTAAATGTGTAATGGATGGAAAGCAAGTTTTAATAGTTGCTCCTACAACTGTTTTAGCTCAACAACATTACGAGAGGTTTATTGAAAGATATAAAGATTATCCTATAACTTTAGAATTACTTAGTAGATTAAGTGGAGATAAAGAGCAAAAAGAGATTGTAAAAAAAGTTGAAAATGGTAGTGTTGATATTGTAATTGGTACTCATAGAGTTTTATCTGGAGATTTAAAATTTAAAAATTTAGGACTTATAATTGTTGATGAAGAACAAAAATTTGGAGTGAAAGATAAAGAGAAATTAAAGAAAATGAAAAATAATGTAGATATGTTGACGTTAACAGCAACACCTATACCTAGAACTTTAAATTATGCACTTCTAGGAATTAGAGATATATCTGTGATAGAAACTGCTCCAGAAGGAAGAGTTCCAGTTGAAACACTTTTTTTGAATGATAATAAAAAAGATATTAGAGAAGCTATAATGAAAGAGATAGCTAGAGAAGGTCAAGTATTCTATATTTTTAATAGAGTTAAAAGGATAGAGGATAAATTAAATGACTTGAAAAAAATATTACCTAAATTTGTAATTGTTGATTATATTCATGGGAAGATGTCTCCTAAAAATATAAGAGAAAAATTAAAATTATTTCAAGATGGGGATATAGATATACTTTTAAGTACGACAATAATAGAAAATGGAATAGATATAGAAAATGCTAATACAATATTAATAGAAGGGATTGATAAACTAGGTCTTTCGCAAATATATCAACTTAGAGGAAGAGTAGGAAGAGGAAAACGTAAAGGATATTGTTATTTAATTGTAGATAAAGATAAGAGATTAGGGAAAAAAGCTTCAGAGAGAAAAGAAACTTTAAAAGATATCGGAGAATTTGGAGGAGGTTTTAAGCTATCTTTAGAGGATATGAGAATAAGAGGTGCTGGAGAAATTTTAGGAGATAAACAACATGGTGCTTTAGAAACTTTTGGATATAATTTATATACAAAACTTTTACAAGAAGAAGTTGCAAAAGTAAAAGGTAATTATGTTGAAGATTTTGAAACAAAAGTTGTTTTAACAGAGGATTCATATATACCAAAAGATTATATTGAGGGTGATGAAAGACTTATAATCTATAGGAGATTAGTTGATACAAGAAATTTAGATGATTTAAATGAGATTGGAAATGAAATAAAAGATAGGTTTGGAGAACTTCCTAAAGAGGTGTTAAGTTTATTAAGATATTTAGAAGTAAAAATATTGGCTAAAGAATTAAAAATAAAAGAGATAGTAGAAAAAAATAATGAATATTTTTTAAAATTCGATAATGAAAATGTTAATTTTGAAAAGTTGATGTCTCTTATTGAAGAGAAAAAAGCAAGATATTCTCCAAAAGAAGATGGATTATATTATTTTGAAGATATTTTAAAATTTTTATATTGGTATAAAGGAGAAGAGGTATTAGATGGAAAAATTTAA
- a CDS encoding 2-hydroxycarboxylate transporter family protein, which yields MAQKNFKELFDPKQSKWSGLSIQMFVGLLAIVALTVYVPFGGKEAAFIRGNFLVIFGILAVFGILFGEIGDRIPIWNDYIGGGTVLVFFASAVMGTYQLVPAKVLKAIDVFYGEQPVNFLEMFIPALIVGSVLTVNRKTLLQSIAGYIPLILIGVAGATLGGVGAGLLFGKEPLDVIMNYVLPIMGGGTGAGAIPMSEMWAQKTGGNPKDWFAFAISILTIANVIAIFTGAFLKELGKKHPGLTGNGNLILDDSKEAVKEEAGPKVTVTAKDIASAFIFIGVLFMFSHISGVIWTSLKFPFEMHRLAFLVIYSIILNILNIVPAALKAGAKEIQTYFSKYTIWVLMGAVGFGTDVQEIINSLSIGNLVIALAIVLGAVTLIMLASKKMKFYPVEAAITAGLCMANRGGSGDIAVLGAADRMELISFAQISSRVGGAMMLILGSMVFGFFA from the coding sequence ATGGCACAAAAAAATTTCAAAGAATTGTTTGATCCAAAACAGTCAAAGTGGAGCGGATTATCAATTCAAATGTTTGTAGGATTATTAGCAATAGTTGCATTAACTGTGTATGTACCTTTTGGTGGAAAAGAAGCTGCTTTTATAAGAGGTAACTTCTTAGTAATATTTGGTATATTAGCAGTATTTGGTATTTTATTTGGTGAAATTGGAGATAGAATACCAATATGGAATGATTATATTGGTGGAGGAACTGTTTTAGTATTCTTCGCATCTGCAGTAATGGGAACTTATCAATTAGTTCCAGCTAAAGTTTTAAAAGCAATTGATGTTTTCTATGGAGAACAGCCAGTAAACTTTTTAGAAATGTTTATACCAGCATTAATAGTTGGTTCTGTTTTAACAGTAAATAGAAAAACTTTATTACAATCAATAGCAGGGTATATTCCATTGATTTTAATTGGAGTTGCAGGAGCAACTTTAGGTGGAGTAGGAGCAGGACTTTTATTTGGAAAAGAGCCTTTAGATGTAATTATGAACTACGTTTTACCTATAATGGGTGGAGGAACTGGAGCAGGAGCTATTCCAATGTCAGAAATGTGGGCTCAAAAAACTGGTGGAAATCCAAAAGATTGGTTTGCGTTTGCAATATCTATCTTAACAATTGCTAATGTTATAGCAATTTTTACAGGGGCATTCTTAAAGGAACTTGGTAAAAAGCACCCAGGATTAACAGGAAATGGAAACTTAATCTTAGATGATTCGAAAGAAGCTGTAAAAGAAGAAGCGGGACCTAAAGTTACAGTTACTGCAAAAGATATTGCATCAGCATTTATCTTTATTGGTGTATTATTTATGTTCTCTCATATATCAGGAGTAATTTGGACTTCATTAAAGTTCCCATTTGAAATGCATAGATTAGCATTCTTAGTAATCTACTCTATTATTTTAAATATTTTAAATATCGTTCCTGCTGCATTAAAAGCTGGAGCAAAAGAGATTCAAACTTACTTCTCTAAATATACAATTTGGGTATTAATGGGAGCAGTAGGATTTGGAACTGACGTACAAGAGATTATAAATTCATTATCAATTGGAAACTTGGTAATTGCTTTAGCAATAGTTTTAGGAGCAGTAACATTAATTATGTTAGCTTCTAAGAAGATGAAGTTCTATCCAGTTGAAGCTGCTATTACAGCAGGACTATGTATGGCAAATAGAGGTGGATCTGGAGATATCGCAGTTCTTGGAGCGGCAGATAGAATGGAGTTAATTTCTTTTGCACAGATTTCGTCAAGAGTTGGTGGAGCGATGATGCTTATCTTAGGATCAATGGTTTTCGGATTCTTTGCTTAA
- a CDS encoding sodium ion-translocating decarboxylase subunit beta, whose product MEFLSNLFATTGIAMMTVNQGIMILVALFLLFLAIKKQYEPYLLLPIAFGMLLVNLPAPISEGIMDKNGLLNILYQGVKYGVYPPLIFLAIGASTDFGPLIANPKSLLLGAAAQLGIFGAFVGAVLLGLSGNEAASIGIIGGADGPTAIYLTSKLAPHMLGPIAVAAYSYMALVPVIQPPIIKLFTTKEERQIKMTQLRTVSKREKILFPIVVTIVVTLIIPSAIPLVGMLMFGNLAKESGLVPNLVEHIKGALMYVITIFIGLTVGATTNAEAFLNLATIKIIVLGLFAFSFGTAGGVIFGKIMCKLSKGTINPMIGAAGVSAVPMAARVVQKVGQEENPSNFLLMHAMGPNVAGVIGSAVAAGVLLAMFK is encoded by the coding sequence ATGGAGTTTTTAAGTAACTTATTTGCAACAACAGGAATTGCAATGATGACAGTTAATCAAGGAATTATGATATTAGTTGCATTATTCCTATTGTTTTTAGCAATAAAAAAGCAGTATGAACCATATTTATTACTTCCAATAGCTTTTGGAATGCTGTTAGTAAATTTACCAGCACCAATAAGTGAAGGAATCATGGATAAAAATGGACTTTTAAATATTTTATATCAAGGAGTTAAGTATGGAGTTTATCCTCCATTAATATTCTTAGCGATTGGAGCAAGTACAGACTTTGGTCCATTAATTGCAAACCCTAAGAGTTTACTTCTTGGAGCAGCAGCACAATTAGGAATTTTTGGAGCTTTTGTAGGAGCAGTTTTATTAGGATTAAGTGGAAATGAGGCAGCTTCTATTGGAATTATCGGTGGAGCAGATGGGCCAACAGCAATCTATTTAACTTCAAAATTAGCACCACATATGTTAGGACCAATAGCTGTAGCAGCATATTCTTATATGGCATTAGTACCAGTAATTCAACCACCTATTATAAAGTTATTTACAACTAAAGAGGAAAGACAAATAAAAATGACTCAACTTAGAACAGTAAGTAAGAGAGAAAAAATACTTTTCCCAATAGTTGTAACAATAGTTGTAACTTTAATAATACCATCAGCAATTCCTTTAGTTGGAATGTTAATGTTTGGAAATTTAGCTAAGGAAAGTGGACTTGTTCCGAACTTAGTAGAGCATATAAAAGGAGCTTTAATGTATGTAATCACAATATTTATTGGATTAACAGTTGGAGCTACAACAAATGCGGAAGCATTTTTAAATCTTGCAACAATAAAAATAATAGTTTTAGGACTTTTCGCTTTCTCTTTTGGAACAGCTGGAGGAGTAATCTTTGGAAAGATTATGTGTAAGCTGAGCAAAGGAACTATCAATCCAATGATAGGAGCAGCAGGAGTAAGTGCTGTACCAATGGCGGCAAGAGTTGTTCAAAAAGTAGGACAAGAGGAAAATCCAAGTAACTTCTTACTGATGCATGCAATGGGACCAAACGTAGCAGGTGTTATAGGTTCGGCAGTAGCAGCAGGTGTGTTACTAGCAATGTTTAAATAA
- a CDS encoding biotin/lipoyl-containing protein has protein sequence MIKVYKVKIGEKVYEVEVESVKEINGTIATPTSAAPAAPTPAPAGNGTKVEAPMQGLVVSIEVTTGARVKAGDTLLVLEAMKMENPIVSPVDGVVQSITVNKGDTIDGGVVVATIA, from the coding sequence ATGATAAAAGTATATAAAGTTAAAATCGGAGAAAAAGTATACGAGGTAGAAGTAGAATCGGTAAAAGAAATTAATGGAACAATAGCAACACCTACATCAGCAGCACCAGCTGCACCAACGCCTGCACCAGCAGGAAATGGTACAAAAGTTGAAGCACCTATGCAAGGTTTAGTAGTGTCAATAGAAGTAACTACAGGAGCTAGAGTAAAAGCAGGAGATACTTTATTAGTATTAGAAGCTATGAAAATGGAAAATCCAATTGTATCACCAGTTGATGGAGTAGTTCAATCAATTACAGTAAATAAAGGTGACACAATTGATGGTGGAGTAGTAGTAGCAACAATAGCTTAA
- the citD gene encoding citrate lyase acyl carrier protein, with product MEIKVKAVAGTLESSDMYVIIEPNATGIELEIESVVMGQYGDDIKRVILESLEELGVTSAKVLINDKGAIEPVIKSRIQTVVTRAAQQKFTWK from the coding sequence ATGGAGATCAAAGTAAAAGCAGTGGCAGGTACTCTTGAATCAAGTGATATGTACGTAATAATTGAGCCAAATGCTACAGGAATTGAATTAGAAATTGAAAGCGTTGTAATGGGACAATATGGAGATGACATTAAAAGAGTAATTTTAGAAAGCTTAGAAGAGCTTGGAGTTACTTCAGCTAAAGTATTAATTAATGACAAAGGGGCTATTGAGCCTGTAATTAAAAGTAGAATCCAAACAGTTGTTACAAGAGCAGCTCAACAAAAATTCACTTGGAAGTAG
- the citF gene encoding citrate lyase subunit alpha → MINKRVDENLLKTIKGYGERKAYKAPFTYQPEGSVNENVESLKGSVKRTKVVDSLEEAIRNSGLKDGMTISFHHHFRNGDKVLPMVLDKLAEMGFKNLRVEASSFTKAHEGIVKHIKAGVVNRLGSSGLRGELAKEISNGMLGDYPAVIRSHGGRARAIVEGDIKIDVAFLGASSSDCMGNANGVKGKSLCGSLGYAKVDAAHAEKVIIITDTLVDYPNSPMSIPQTQVDYVVVVDEIGDPNGIMSGATRFTSNPKELLMAKRVLDVMLASGYFNDGFSMQTGSGGASLAVTRFIREELVKRNIKCSFGLGGITKAFVDLLEEGLMGQLYDTQCFDLAAVESIGRNEKHVEVSADFYANPFNCSPAVNKLDFVILSALEVDKDFNVNVISGSDGVIREASGGHSDTAAAANVSIIVAPLTRGRIPTIIDKVTTVVTPGSTVDVVVTDYGVVVNPTRTDLLERFEKAGIELVTMEKLRELANFIVGEPKEIEFEDQVVAVVEYRDGSIIDVVRKIKK, encoded by the coding sequence ATGATAAATAAAAGAGTTGACGAAAATCTTTTAAAAACAATAAAAGGTTACGGAGAAAGAAAAGCATATAAAGCTCCATTTACTTATCAACCTGAGGGATCAGTTAATGAAAATGTAGAATCTTTAAAAGGTTCTGTAAAAAGAACTAAAGTTGTAGATTCTTTAGAAGAAGCTATAAGAAATTCAGGATTAAAAGATGGAATGACAATATCTTTCCATCATCACTTTAGAAATGGTGATAAAGTTTTACCAATGGTTTTAGATAAATTAGCAGAAATGGGATTTAAAAATCTTAGAGTAGAAGCAAGTTCATTTACTAAAGCTCATGAAGGAATTGTAAAACATATAAAAGCTGGAGTAGTTAATAGATTAGGTTCAAGTGGATTAAGAGGAGAATTAGCAAAAGAAATCTCTAATGGAATGCTTGGAGATTACCCAGCAGTTATAAGATCTCACGGAGGAAGAGCAAGAGCGATTGTTGAAGGAGATATAAAAATTGACGTAGCTTTTTTAGGAGCTTCTTCATCAGATTGTATGGGAAATGCAAATGGAGTTAAAGGAAAATCTCTTTGTGGATCATTAGGATATGCAAAAGTAGATGCTGCTCATGCTGAAAAAGTAATAATAATAACAGATACTTTAGTAGACTATCCAAATAGTCCAATGAGCATTCCACAGACACAAGTTGATTATGTAGTTGTAGTTGATGAGATTGGAGATCCAAATGGAATAATGTCTGGAGCTACAAGATTTACATCAAATCCAAAAGAGTTATTAATGGCTAAGAGAGTTTTAGATGTAATGTTAGCATCTGGATATTTTAATGATGGGTTCTCTATGCAAACAGGTTCTGGAGGAGCTTCATTAGCTGTAACTAGATTTATAAGAGAAGAGTTAGTAAAAAGAAACATAAAGTGTAGCTTTGGTTTAGGGGGAATAACAAAAGCTTTTGTTGACCTATTAGAAGAGGGATTAATGGGACAACTTTATGATACACAATGTTTTGACTTGGCTGCAGTAGAATCAATTGGAAGAAATGAAAAGCACGTAGAAGTAAGTGCAGATTTTTATGCAAATCCATTTAACTGTTCACCAGCAGTAAATAAATTAGATTTCGTTATATTAAGTGCTTTAGAAGTAGATAAAGATTTCAATGTAAATGTTATATCTGGTTCTGATGGAGTTATTAGAGAAGCTTCAGGAGGACACTCAGATACAGCAGCAGCAGCAAATGTATCAATAATAGTAGCACCTTTAACAAGAGGAAGAATACCTACAATAATAGATAAAGTAACAACTGTAGTTACTCCAGGAAGTACTGTTGATGTAGTTGTAACAGACTATGGAGTAGTTGTAAATCCAACTAGAACAGATTTATTAGAGAGATTTGAAAAAGCTGGAATAGAATTAGTAACTATGGAAAAATTAAGAGAACTTGCAAACTTTATAGTAGGAGAACCAAAAGAGATTGAGTTTGAAGATCAAGTTGTAGCAGTTGTAGAGTATAGAGATGGAAGCATAATTGATGTTGTTAGAAAAATAAAAAAATAG
- the mazG gene encoding nucleoside triphosphate pyrophosphohydrolase, translating to MEKFNKFVNIIKKLRKPDGCPWDREQTLETLKPHLLEETYEVLEVMDEGGEKLKNELGDLLLQIVFQANICEEKGEFKIDDVIDSISEKMIRRHPHVFGEKNNIKTSDEVLINWEKIKKEEKEHKDRNSVLDGIPKGMSALLRAEKLQKKASKIGFDWPEIHGVIDKVEEEIDELRDEIMMENIEKAREELGDLFFALVNLSRHLGVNPEICLNEASNKFERRFRYVESNCNLEESTLEEMDKLWEEAKK from the coding sequence ATGGAAAAATTTAATAAATTTGTGAATATTATAAAAAAGTTGAGAAAACCTGATGGTTGTCCTTGGGATAGAGAACAAACTTTAGAAACCTTAAAACCTCATCTATTAGAAGAAACTTATGAAGTTTTAGAAGTTATGGATGAAGGTGGAGAAAAGTTAAAAAATGAATTAGGAGATCTGTTGCTTCAAATAGTTTTTCAAGCTAATATATGTGAAGAAAAAGGCGAGTTTAAAATAGATGATGTGATAGATAGCATATCAGAAAAAATGATAAGAAGACATCCTCATGTTTTTGGAGAAAAAAATAATATAAAAACATCAGATGAAGTTTTAATAAATTGGGAAAAGATAAAAAAGGAAGAAAAAGAACATAAAGATAGAAACTCTGTATTAGATGGAATTCCTAAAGGAATGTCAGCACTTTTGAGGGCAGAAAAATTACAAAAAAAAGCATCTAAAATAGGTTTTGATTGGCCAGAAATTCATGGAGTTATAGATAAAGTAGAAGAAGAAATTGATGAGTTAAGAGATGAAATTATGATGGAAAATATAGAAAAAGCAAGAGAAGAATTGGGAGATTTATTTTTTGCCTTAGTTAACCTATCAAGACACTTAGGTGTAAATCCTGAAATTTGTTTGAATGAAGCATCTAATAAGTTTGAAAGACGTTTTAGATATGTTGAATCTAATTGTAATTTAGAAGAATCTACTTTAGAAGAGATGGACAAACTTTGGGAAGAGGCTAAAAAATAA
- a CDS encoding RNA-binding S4 domain-containing protein gives MRLDKFLKVSRIIKRRPIAKLVVDGGKAKLNGKVAKASTEVKVGMELELEYYNKYFKFKILEVPEGNVSKSKTSELIELLDSKGIVIDLDSEEDIF, from the coding sequence ATGAGATTAGATAAATTTTTAAAAGTAAGCAGAATTATAAAAAGAAGACCAATAGCTAAGTTAGTTGTAGATGGTGGAAAAGCAAAGTTAAATGGAAAAGTAGCTAAAGCTAGTACAGAAGTAAAGGTAGGGATGGAACTAGAATTAGAGTATTATAACAAATATTTTAAATTTAAAATATTAGAAGTTCCAGAAGGAAATGTATCTAAAAGTAAAACTTCTGAATTAATAGAACTGTTGGATAGCAAAGGAATAGTGATTGATTTAGATAGTGAGGAGGATATATTTTAA
- a CDS encoding aldolase/citrate lyase family protein — protein sequence MKLRRSMLFIPGNNPGVIKDVHIYRPDSIMFDLEDAIAVTEKDSARFLVYNMLQKMRPVYKSLNIETVVRINALDTEYGVEDLEFIVRAQPDIIRIPKTDTPKDVLDVEAHVERIEKEAGIPVGTTKLMVAIESPLGALNAYQIATSSKRLVGMAIGGEDYVTNLKTNRSPEGVELFTGRGLIVMAARAAGIDALDSVYSDVNNDEGFIKEATMIKQMGFSGKSLIHPRQIELLHKVYTPSNVDIKKAKKIVDATREALEQNKGVFTVDGKMVDKPIIERAEHVLRLAKAAGVRLGGDE from the coding sequence ATGAAATTAAGACGTTCGATGCTTTTTATTCCAGGAAATAATCCAGGAGTAATAAAAGATGTACATATATATAGACCAGATTCAATAATGTTTGACTTAGAAGATGCAATTGCTGTAACAGAAAAGGATTCAGCTAGATTTTTAGTTTACAACATGTTACAAAAAATGAGACCTGTTTATAAGAGTCTAAATATTGAAACAGTTGTAAGAATTAATGCTTTAGATACAGAGTATGGAGTAGAGGACTTAGAATTTATTGTAAGAGCTCAGCCAGATATAATAAGAATACCTAAAACAGATACACCAAAAGATGTTTTAGATGTTGAAGCTCATGTAGAAAGAATTGAAAAAGAGGCTGGAATTCCAGTTGGAACAACAAAATTAATGGTAGCAATAGAAAGTCCTTTAGGAGCTCTAAATGCATACCAAATTGCAACTTCGTCAAAAAGACTAGTAGGAATGGCTATTGGTGGAGAAGACTATGTAACTAACTTAAAAACAAATAGATCTCCAGAAGGTGTAGAATTATTTACAGGTAGAGGATTAATTGTAATGGCAGCTAGAGCAGCAGGAATAGATGCATTAGATTCTGTTTATTCAGATGTAAATAATGATGAAGGATTTATAAAAGAAGCAACAATGATAAAGCAAATGGGATTCTCTGGAAAATCATTAATTCATCCAAGACAAATTGAGTTACTTCATAAAGTATATACTCCTTCAAATGTAGATATAAAGAAAGCTAAGAAAATTGTAGATGCAACTAGAGAAGCTTTAGAACAAAACAAGGGTGTATTTACAGTGGATGGAAAAATGGTAGATAAACCAATTATTGAAAGAGCTGAGCATGTTTTAAGATTAGCAAAAGCAGCTGGGGTAAGATTAGGAGGAGACGAGTAA
- the spoVG gene encoding septation regulator SpoVG, giving the protein MRITDVRLRTVKNENELKLKAYADVTFEECFVIHGLKVIDGQKGMFVAMPSRKMPDGEYKDIAHPITPELRKDITDSVIAKYKEVMEQEVTPIEVVEIVEE; this is encoded by the coding sequence ATGAGAATTACAGATGTAAGATTGAGAACAGTAAAAAATGAGAACGAACTTAAGCTAAAAGCTTATGCTGACGTTACTTTTGAAGAGTGTTTTGTAATTCACGGATTAAAAGTAATCGATGGTCAAAAAGGAATGTTTGTTGCTATGCCTTCAAGAAAAATGCCTGATGGAGAATATAAGGATATAGCTCATCCAATAACACCTGAACTTAGAAAAGATATAACAGATTCAGTTATAGCTAAGTATAAAGAAGTTATGGAGCAGGAAGTAACACCAATAGAAGTAGTGGAAATTGTAGAAGAATAA
- the ispE gene encoding 4-(cytidine 5'-diphospho)-2-C-methyl-D-erythritol kinase yields MKIYNLQSNAKINIGLNITGVLENGYHLLDMTMLPVDLADKLTIKVSDKFGKLKIKTNKKDIPVDESNILYKIYKKFYEVSNIMPIEIEVYLEKKIPHQAGLGGGSSNGAVFLNFLNNYHNNILTFDELIELGKNIGADIPFFILNKACRVRGIGEKLLEIQNNLNVSLVIIKPSFGVSTVDAYKEIKNIKNPKMANINEIINGLKNNDLELVEKNIENNLEEALLKSDEKLVQFKKKLSEVKDLKFFMSGSGSAYYAFLIKDIHEQISNLKYRFNDCEVFLCNFK; encoded by the coding sequence ATGAAAATATATAATCTTCAATCAAATGCTAAAATAAATATTGGATTAAATATTACTGGAGTACTAGAAAATGGTTATCATCTTTTAGATATGACGATGCTTCCAGTTGATTTAGCAGATAAATTAACAATAAAAGTTTCAGATAAATTTGGAAAATTAAAAATAAAAACAAATAAAAAGGATATTCCAGTAGATGAAAGTAATATTCTTTATAAAATATATAAAAAATTTTATGAAGTATCAAATATAATGCCGATAGAAATTGAAGTTTATTTAGAAAAAAAAATCCCACATCAAGCAGGATTAGGCGGGGGAAGTTCCAATGGAGCTGTATTTTTAAATTTTTTAAATAATTATCATAATAATATTTTAACTTTTGATGAGTTAATTGAATTAGGAAAAAATATAGGAGCAGATATCCCATTTTTTATTTTGAATAAAGCCTGTAGAGTTAGAGGTATCGGTGAAAAATTATTAGAAATTCAAAACAATTTAAATGTATCTTTAGTTATTATAAAACCTTCTTTTGGGGTTTCTACAGTTGATGCATATAAAGAGATTAAAAATATAAAAAATCCTAAAATGGCAAATATAAATGAAATAATAAATGGATTAAAAAATAACGATTTAGAATTAGTAGAAAAAAATATAGAGAATAATTTAGAAGAAGCACTTTTAAAATCAGATGAAAAATTGGTTCAATTTAAGAAAAAATTATCAGAAGTAAAAGATTTAAAGTTTTTTATGTCAGGAAGTGGAAGTGCATATTATGCATTTTTAATAAAGGATATCCATGAACAAATCAGTAATCTAAAATACAGATTTAATGATTGCGAAGTATTCCTTTGCAATTTTAAATAA